The sequence gtactttggtgggccttgataaggaaaggcatttcgcgtaaatatattgacatcataaaggacatatatgagggagcatgcacgagtgtacgtactagtgttgggaagactgaagagtttcctattacgattggagtgcatcaaggttccgcactaagcccatttctttttgccatcgttatggatgaactaacaagttcacttcaaaatggtataccatggtgcatactgtttgcagatgatattgtgttggttgatgagatgaaagaaggagtggaaaggaagttggaactatggagacaaactctagaatctagaggctttaagttaagccgaagtaagacagaatatttggagtgtaagtttagcggccataggagtagggaggcagggacaatcaccctagatgggagagttgttcaggtctcggattgctttcggtatttaggatctattatccaaacggatggagaagtagatggagatgttgctcataggattaaagctagttggtcgaagtggaagagtgctacgggtttcctttgtgaccccgacatgcctaatagattgaaggggaaattctatcgacggcaattagaccagcattgttatatggtacggagtgttgggcagtgaaacactgccacatccataagatgtcggtggcggagatgcgtatgttgagatggatgtgtggtcatacgataaaggatcgggtgagtaacgaaataattaggacaaaagtaggggtcacatctattgagaataaaatgagaaaaaaccGACTAAgatggtttggccatgtgagacgtagagtgcttgatgcgccggttaggagaaccgaagagtggcaaagggatgtagtggtgaggggtaggggaagacctaagcaaacttggaggagggtgatcgagagtgatatgagtttactgggaattgaggaaaatatggtagtggataggacggagtggagggagcgaatttgtgttgctgacacgacttgatttcatggttttatatgatggttcatgttagccgaccccgaatcatttcgggactacgactttgttgttgttgtagtagTAATATATTTGAATTAAGATTCCTTAATCTTATGCGTGATTTAAAGGTCCTAGCCCGAAAAGGATCCAGAGAGCATCATATTGGTCTGTGTGGCTTAATGATGTTTGTTCAtgtttgaagaaatccaggttagcaggattttattggcccacagcggaacttgatgctcaaaagttagtggagtcttgccataattgtcagattcatgcaaatgaatcacacacagctaaacaccttcaaaggcccatcatcgaaggtcgaccctttgcagTCTGGGGAATTGATATCGTTGGACCCTTTCCTCCTACCAAAAGACAGAGGAAGTATGTGGTAGTGgctgtggatcatttcaccaaatgggtagaggctgaagctgtctcctctatcaatgctgaacgaatggtggagttcaTCAAAGATAACATCGTAGGAAGGTATGGAGTTCCCCAcacgattatcactgacaatggaacACAATTCAACTGTggcgagttcaaaactttctgtgaaaaattgggcattcagaacagattcgcctcaaTTTATTATCCTCAATCTAACGGCATGACCGAAGTtacaaatcggacgatcgttAAAGGGATAAAGAAAAGGTTGGGGGAGCATGacaaaaagtgggcggatcagctaatgagcgtcctatgggcgtatcgcactacTCCCAGAACAGCCACGGGCGAGACACCCTTCGCTCTTTCTCATGgtgtggaagctgtaatcccagttgaaatacaggtcccaagtgacagagttgcattctattgcgaggatgaaaaTGGTCAAAGGTTGAaggaaagtcttgatcaagtggaggcaAAGCGGGAAAAGGCATATATACGCATGGCGGcctacaagcagcggatcgcggcttatcatgacaaaaatgcaAAGCCCGTCAATCTGAATatgggagatctcgtgctccgaaaagcagacaaaatccaatctatAGAGGGGAAAGGAAAGCTGGGGATCACCTGGACAGGGCCATACCGAATTGTCACCAAGATTGGATTtgccacatttaaaatccaagacatggagggaaatACGCTGCCGCATACATGGAACATccagaacctccgcaaatacttcaccggaaaatagaatgtaatcgcggccttgagtactctttttcctttgataaGTTGttatcccatgaggtttttcttatcaaaggttttaacgaggctcacatataagacccacttgctgtaataaggcacaTCGCCATTCAATAAGAAGCAATTTTTGTCCTATCattcttttttaagtatttgttttgtagcaatataaatattccagatttaaaaagaaggggggccaaCAAACGCATTCAACGCATTCAATGCTATCACGACACAACTACTTTCTTtattttctcctcaaagataggagaacaatctcatgggcggatcaatTCTTAAATGATCACcattagagatagagttaaaacatttctcggacgcgagatctttacactctcttacaccctttccaaagaagggttcaaagtcctaagggcggatcgattcacctcaaagataggaagaaaATCGATCACCTAAGGcaacttaacttcctctaaaggaataaaagcttcaagccttcacaaaggttcacaccatgaggtatggctggccacctacttcaaatcaatcctaaagcctataaatttacttGCTGAAATAATATAAGGCATAAAGTAAAGTAAACGGTTAtcataaggattaaaaattgtacttagttttacaatgaaaactaaacattagtaggagcatcctccttagctTCTTTTTCACCAGATGCGCCCTCTAGTGGGGCTTCCTTCTCTATAGAAATAATTCCTCCTTGAGGAATAGTACAATCGATTATCTGCTCCTCACTCTGGTCACCCGCCTTCGGAGGCACTTTATCGGGGTCCTCTGGCTCAAGGTCGACAAGGGGTTTGCTTTCTTCGATGGATCTGTTCATCACCTTGCGAATGTGATCACGAATGTAGTCCTTGACTTCTGGAATTTTGCGATACTTAAGGACAACATCCACGTCGGGAACTACGAACTCCGGATCtataaaatcaatctcgggatgcgcCAGTTGAACATACACCATGATCCACTCGCCATAGTAGTAAGCTTGCTCCCCTGCCAAGATCTCCATATCCTCTAAAACAGCTTCATGTTCTTTCGCATCCGCATCAATTTGCTtcttcaatttaaggatctcagcatccttTAGGGCAATGGCGGACGCAGCGTTCGCATTGGCAACGACAATCTCcttctccaacctttctatagttgccttatccgccactccTTGAAGGAGATCCGCTTCCATAGCACGCATACGGGTGTATACCGATCAAAGAAAAAGCCAATTCAAGCGAAAGAACAACAAAACTCTCTCCaaaggagatcactctttcatccaaaaatgcgaaaaaaagATAGAAGGAACTTACCGTAAGAAGCTCCGTTTTCCCCATCTGGACATGGGCTGATCCCGAGATCTTATTTTGGCTCTCCCGGACCTCCCCAAGTTGGCCAAAAGCTTAGTCCAAGTCATTGATGATGGATTCATTTCTCAAAGATCCTTTGTCAccatacttggcggaccagtaaccTCGCAGGTCCGGCTTCACCAACTATGCAaacattaaaaagtaaaaagtaagATTCAAGTAAGAGAAGAGAAAATAATACGGTCAACATACCTCTTCGAGTCTCGTCGTTGGTTTCACGGCAcgcatggcatccgccattagCTTTCCTCCACTAGCGGATacagatttcttcttctttggaagAGGAGGATCAACCATATCGCTAGCGGGGCGCTTCTCCGAGCTCTTAGGAGGATTCACTACCTGCCCCTTCTTTCGAGCTTCATCCTCCTTCAGTTTCTTGCGtatctctacaagagcgtgacTAGCCttagacaaacccctgacaaaaGAACcataaaataatcaaggttcaaggaaaaacaaagttacctcCATCAAGTTCTGTAAACTTCACATAAGAGATCTTGTCTCCTTCCTGGTGGATCAAGGGaatatcattcatcatgaagtccaaGGCGTCAGCGTATCTCTAGGCCTCCACCTTGACACTTTTCATGATTTCCGCCACTTCCTCGTCACTGTCCGTTAGTATACGCATGTCTCCAgccatatgcaaaggtttggcattccaaaccGACGGAAAGCCTAGAGACTCTCCCTCCCTTATCTTTACATAGAAAAATTTCTCATCCCAGAGatggacattggacatcttGCCAGAAAACGGCGAATAGGTACCAAATTTAGCAAAGGTGTAAAAGGACTCGGCCTTTCGTTTCGTCGGTTTGTGAAGTGTTCGGAAGACTCGAGGGTTACAAACTATCCCTAAGTTTGAAGCTAAATAACAATCCAGGGccagatctaaccagccattgggATGCAGCTGGCTGAcagtgatgtcaaagtaagctAAGATATCTgccatcatcttaggaagaggaagccggaaccctCTTTCTATGTGACAACTGTACACAGACAAATACCCAattggcggacaggcgggtcgctgatgagcTTCCGCCAATTTAGTCTCGTATTCTTTTATCCAaggaaagcgatccgccagattcgctagatccgcggcgctcatacgGGAGGAAGTGGATTCTTCACGAGGCGCCTTTTTCCTAGACGGGGCTGAAGAAGATGCCTCCATCCCCGAAAGTCGCCTAGAATCTATTGCCGGAGAAAAAACAAGTAACGGCGACGGGAAAGCTCTGAATCCTGCCTGAACGAGTTCGATTGCTATTACACGCTgagttacgcaactcagctaaatcacAACTGACAGTATCTTCGGAAGAATCAGAATtttccgaagaagaagaagtccagCTAACTACGGTTTCGGAAGaagtggtcaaattaaaaagttcgaaTGTAGACTCGGAGGATGaggaagaactcctaaacattcagaaaaataGAATGAAAAGATTCACTTACATGGGAGTTAAGGCTTTGAGGATTCTGAACTCCGGGAAACTCTGGGCAAAAAAACTCGAAGAAAGATGGAAGAGGAATGCAAATGGAgtggaaagagaaagagaggaaggaagaaggCGTTTTCTCTTTCCTCGAGCGGCACGCCTACGACACGTGTCACccatcgattggcatcgaacagagtgaccaTCAATGCAAGTCATTATGACAGCGCgtgaagaagctcaaaagccctaaaggacttaaaggaactttaggggggcttctgataacattgagatattatccaaaTGATCATAGGAGATATTCGCCTAGATCGGCCGTGtattgatcacctgataccggGATGCCATGGCGtatcattgttgttgttgttgttgtagtagTAATATATTTGAATTAAGATTCCTTAATCTTATGCGTGATTTAAAGGTCCTAGCCCGAAAAGGATCCAGAGAGCATCATATTGGTCTGCGTGGCTTGATGATGTTTGTTCACGTTTTAGTTTAATCCGACAATCTTCCTTACTCTGAACGTCCCTATATACTTAGAATGAGGACACGTGAACCCTAATATTATTCGGATAATATCAAGTGATCATCAAAAATTAAAGTATTTTTGTTGGAAATATTTGATATAGGTCAAATATAATCCGCCCATAAGGCAAATAGTCGGATATAAGTGAAATGGATAATCAACATTAAATCTCAGTTACTGTCGATAAATAGATACCTATACTCATAACCTAACTCTAATGGAGAAACGTAGAGAAAGAGAGCTATGTAGCCTCCTTTCTCCTCCTTCCCGACGCCTCCCTCTCCTTAGTCTCAACGATTGCTCTTAATTAATGTATCTATGGTGTTTTCTCCTCTAGTTGATTCGTGACCGGTAATATAAAAATCGTAGTTTTCATTCTTTCCATAGTCTTTCGCTGCAATCAACTCAACAGATTTCTCTGACAACCCGtattatatcaatttttaaCTCTCACCAAACAACTCCATACCCACTAATTAGatccaattaaaaaaaacaaacaaagaaagaaaactAAAAGTGTTATAATAACAAACATTTAATTACATCACACTATATGACATCAACATGCTTATGTCAACATATATAGGTCATAATAAACAACTTTTCTAACACATGGTTTTGATTTCTAACAAATTCTCATAGTGAGAACATAACTTAATTAAGACTAACTTCAACCTATTCTTGTCTGAATTTTCCAGTGGACAAAATAGCAGAcatcaaatttttttaattttctttattttttttggtcatCTTATATCCTTTTATTTTTGGCTGCTAACGTGACAAATACGTactcaaaataaataattttttttattttatcatctatatatatatatgagcaCTTGTTCTTCTCTAATCATAAGTAAGGAAAAAGATTCAGAATTAGTTTGCATGGATTCTCTCTCTCCTACCCTCTACATACAACAGgtaaatgtatatataattataagaaTAAAGTGTATCCCGGAATCCCGAATCTGGCGCGTTCCCAGACCATCTTTTCGGGTGGAGGGTCGCTTGGAACCATCCCTTATAGCGTGGATTCCGAGGGATATTGACACGGTTTTGGTCAATTCCTAAACAATTTCTCAATTTTATGTTGATTATAAATTGTTTCCCCTTTGTAGTTTTAGTTCACTATGTCTGTCGTAGCAGCGcgtgccaattttttttattaggcaTTCAAAGCACATGGTTGTTGTCTGATAGACGGACTATTTTATCTGATAGTCCACCTGTCTGACAGACGGACTGGTGCCTTGTCGCCTGTTTGATAGGCAGACTGATGGCTAGAGTTGCTCAAATAGTAGTAGAATCATGCAATAAGGGACTAATCTGTCTGTCTGACAAACAGGCTCTTACAGAAAACACACGGTTGTCTGATAGGCGGGCTATTTATTTGATAGTTCGCCTGTCTGACAGACGCACATGTGTCTTGTCATCTGTTTGATGGTAGACTAGTAAGTAGAGTTGCTCAAATAGTAGGAAATCTTAGGAGAAGCACGAATCCCTCAGTTTGACAAATAGGTTGTTAGAGAAAATAGTCCGCCTATTGACTACTTCCGATATCGGGACACAATACTGGTCGTCTATTCAGATGATGACATATCAGCAATTAGGTTGATCTGGCATCATCTCAATGGATGGAACCAATATTAGTCTCGTCTCATTGTAAAAAAATTCTTAACTATGTCTGTCAGTGTGCCAAAGAATTTTATTAGACATTCAAAGCACACCATTGTCTGATAGGCCGACTATTTTATCTGATAGTCCGCCTCTTTGATAGACGGATTGCCTGTTTGACAGGTAGACTGGTGACTAGAGTTGCTCAAATAGTAGGAAAATCTCGCGACAAGGCACCAGTCCATCTGTTTGACAAACAGGTTGTTAGAGAAAGTAGTCCGCCTATGAGATAGGCGGACTACTTCCATACCGGTAACACTATTTTAATTGGCTGAGTGAACTAAAAAATCTTAAAATCAAAAATAGTTTCAAATTCACCGTAAATAGAGAAATAGTTTAAGAATTGACTACATGATATGACAATACCCTAAATTCTAGCGGCCGGCCTTTGCACCCCTGGGTCCGccgtttaattttgatttataaTTAGGGTTTTGTTTTTAAACATCTGTTAATTAATGAAGGTGGAGAAGCTACAAACCGAATTGGAAAGAACAAGAAAAGAGAATGAGAAGCTAAGGTTTATGGTTGAAGTTATGAGAAAACATTTGGGAATTGTTGAAGAAAAAAAGCTACAAGAAATCGGTAGCAACCCATCAGAGTATTATCAAGTGCTGTGTGAACCCAACAAGCGGCCGAGGATTGAGATTCCGATGAGAAAGCCGTCGCAAATTTTCGTCAGAACGGACTCCAGAGACAAGACTTTGGTAAGTATTTTATGTTCATATGtagttttatatttaattatttgtccTCCATACACTGTTCAAACGAATGCCGCCTAGACCATCTAGGCCCGTTTAGGCGCTCGAAGTCGAGAATCTGTCCTGATGTTCTACAATTTGTCCCTCTAGGCGTTTTATTGACTCCTATATGATTTTCAACGGCTTGGGCTCTGCCTAGTCTGCCTTGACACCGCCTAAACGACAGTGAACAAAAGCATTTTtaattgtgaatttatttttttgtttaatcataattcacttttaaattgtttcaatgatattattattgaaatgttgatttttttgcacaattttaaagatatataatacaaatatacgtgttttttatataaaataattttatattattattggtagatagtataatatattGTTTTTTACACCCGCTCCCTCcactactatatatatatatatatatataggggtggaCCGATATTATGCCCCTCCCAGTCAGCCTAAAAATACCTTTTAGTATGGTGGGTGAAGTATTTTGGTCTCAGTCAAAATCTTCAACTGGCTCTCCAACCCAGCCAACAACTCCGTTTAAAATTTTGTTCCCCTCTAACTTTATCCTGCATTCGCAGCAGGGAAAAGGGTCTGGGGTGCAATCGCAGCACTTCCTATCCTTTTTCCAGATGTAGGGCAGCCTGAAATCATCCCTACTAGGGGTAAATTTCGGAGGCCCGAAGCACAACGGACCCGTGCATCCCCCATCGCCGGTGgctaattaaatatataaataattagaggTTCCTTAATAGAGTGTATGTTTTTACAGAGTGTGAGAGATGGATATCAATGGAGAAAGTATGGGCAGAAGGTTACAAAAGATAACCCATCACCAAGAGCTTACTTCAGGTGTTCCATGGCTCCAAGTTGCCCTGTCAAAAAGAAGGTAATTCAATGAatacttttctttttaatttaatgcttaaattacatcttgaatttcaatttcaatcaatattattattattattattattttgaagaaATTTCAATCAATATTATTTATGTATAGTTGTTTAGGTATTTTTAGGTGTAAAGCTAAATGAGATTTAGgcaattaagttttttttatatatatgtttatgtaCGTTGTTGTGAGTCGATATTAGCTGATTTTCTTTGTAAATTATAAACaattgttttcaattttaatcAAACACTTTATATCTATTGTTTAGTTTTTATTGACATGTTTGCTTAATGAGATGCACGCGTTGTTGGCAAGAGTCTATATAATAGAGAGGCTGAGGACCACATATATATTGTATGTTTTGTCCAAATTTTAACTATTTACCGTCACGACTTTAAACGTGTTTACATGTATTAGAAACtcgttttattaattaatatactcAAATCACTCCAGATATCACTCCTTTAAGACTGGGTAATACATGTCCACCATCTTCTACCTAATTTTTCTGCAAATCAACATATCTTACGTGGAGAGTATTTTGAAATACCAAGTTTAACAGTACGATCCAACACCATGTAGATATTCTTCATTTTGACCCAAATTCCACTTTCTATACCTCCCGGATTTAAAACGCGTATACATATATTAGAAACTCACTTACTAATATAGTTCAGTCACTCCCTCTCTATTTATGATGTCGGGTTAAGTTTACTCATATCCCATCATCTTTCTTTAAAGCCAATCCTTGCTCTCACCTTTCTTTGTTCTTGATTGCAACCGTATTTGTTGATGAGTCAAATGGGGCTGGCCACTGTGGTTTTTGCTTAAAAATGCTCATTCCAAACCCACTGTTAATCTAAGCGGCTTGGGTCAAGCTAGGCTTGAGcttaaaaaatcaaatctcatgTACAATCCAAATAAATCAATCTaagaaaatatatgttttttaacaataaaaactaacatatatatacttaaaaataaatatttaatataaaaaactataaatttaataattaatattaataggatATCCTGGCATGTCCTATTTCTATCAAATCCAAGCCCCTTTTAGAAATAAACGACCGAAATGGATCTTATATAAATTTTCTTTGTCCAAAACCGTTCCATTATACACGGGCTGGACAAACCAGATGAGTACACGAATCTGTTAACAAGTCTAGTTACTACTAGATTCGCTTGCACCAAATAGACTACAAGAAAATCATTAGTTAGAGACTGAAATATGGGTTACTAATTTCACTTTTATGTTGTACTTATTCGGATTCAGGTTCAAAGATGTGTAGAGGACAAGACTTTGCTAGTTGCGACATATGATGGTGAACACAATCATGAACCAAACAACATTAATAATTCTTCGCTTGAATCACAAATAGTTGAATCTCTATATTCACCAGTAGATACCTCAtcaagaagttcaagaacaacAAATAATAACAATTTTTCTCCAACTCTCGATCTTACCCTTTCAAGTCCCACCGATCAAGATAACAAAAAACCTACTCCAAGATTTGAGAAAGATTCTTACATCACCAGTAACAGTGACAGAGTCAGGATTTCAAATCTAAAAATGCAACTACAACATCTCCAAACTCTCTTTTCAGATAGAGATTCGCCTGCAACCACTCCTCACAGGGTGGATTCTAGTGAGATTTCAAATTTAAGAGTGCAAATGCAGCATCTTCATACTCTCTTTCCAGATAGAGATTCACATGTAACCACCCCTCCTAGGGTAGATTCTAATAGCGATGGGGTTAGGATTTCAAATCTAAGAATGCAATTACAAAGTATCGAAACTCTCTTTCCAGAGGGAGAGTCGCCTGTAACCACTACCCCGAAGGGTGGATTTTGGTAGCCAGAGATGCAACGGTTCCCCTGTATGCCGTCCGCAAGTGAATAGTAATGATAGTAAGGTTGAAGAGTATGTGGCTTCACTTACTAAAGATCCCAATTTCACCATTGCTTTAGCTGCCGTCGTTGCTCGTTCTATTACTTCCCAATTACATTCACCATGAGTATTGTGATATTAGCTAGCTAGAGTGATTTGTAATCGATCAAATCAAGCTTAAAGTGTAAATGAAATTGAAATGTTCAATTGGGGTAAATGTCAATTTTGCATCAAAGGTTATCGGGGAAGACGTTACGGTCATAGTACAAAAACTAGCTCAAGTTCAACGCTatgtttttatcattattttcttaaaaaggGTTAAATTGAATTAGTTTTCTAATCGGGAGGAATAAAATTGAACACAACTTTTTACTATAattgtaaaattaaattattttgtacgataagagtaaaattgatatTTCCCTTTAATTTtaaggaattttttttaacctttatcctttattttattataatacaatagCTTAGCCTTTAGTCTATGTATGGAAGGAGTAGAAAAACATGACTAAAAAACTATATAAGGAGGGTTGAATTTGGATCTCAAAATTGAGAGATTATTGTACAAATGTTGTAAGACTTGGAACGGACCGGTAATGAATTAGGTCTTCGGTCTGAGTTATACTGAATTACTAATCTATAAAAATCTTGTAAGAATTGGAGTTAACCTGAGATTCAGATGTCCAATTAGAACTGATTtcatctcatttttttttaaataattaaaaaaaagtacaaaattaaaataaacttttgtttttggaaagttttgaattttgatttttattacTTTCATGAAGAGGGTTAGCCTTGGCGCAAaggtaaacgttgttgttgtgtgaccaagaggtcacgggttcgagtattaggagcggtctcttgccaaataaattggcaagggaaggcttgcccccagtacacccttgtggtgggacccctccctggACACTCGCTTagtggggacgcgtagtgcgacagGACGGCCCCTTTACTACTTTCATGAAACATGGTGATGAGACTTATTAGGTTAtacttgaaaaaaaattaatttttcattgcctaatttataattttaaattaaatatatgtaACGAatataaagaaagaaaattttTAAAAGAAGACCCAATAACAAGAGCCCATTTTCTAATCTATTTTGGGCCTTTAGCCCATCACTGCCAGATGGACTGAATCCAACCACAAAACTTAGCAATTGAGGGAAAAGGCCCACAATAGAATAGATTACATAAGGgaaatttacacaga comes from Euphorbia lathyris chromosome 8, ddEupLath1.1, whole genome shotgun sequence and encodes:
- the LOC136203765 gene encoding probable WRKY transcription factor 40, with amino-acid sequence MSTCSSLIISKEKDSELVCMDSLSPTLYIQQVEKLQTELERTRKENEKLRFMVEVMRKHLGIVEEKKLQEIGSNPSEYYQVLCEPNKRPRIEIPMRKPSQIFVRTDSRDKTLSVRDGYQWRKYGQKVTKDNPSPRAYFRCSMAPSCPVKKKVQRCVEDKTLLVATYDGEHNHEPNNINNSSLESQIVESLYSPVDTSSRSSRTTNNNNFSPTLDLTLSSPTDQDNKKPTPRFEKDSYITSNSDRVRISNLKMQLQHLQTLFSDRDSPATTPHRVDSSEISNLRVQMQHLHTLFPDRDSHVTTPPRVDSNSDGVRISNLRMQLQSIETLFPEGESPVTTTPKGGFW